A region of the Bryobacteraceae bacterium genome:
TGGCCCGCACGCCGGAAAACTTCTCCACGACGCCGTCCGGCCAGCGGATCTCCAGGTCGCACACCGTCGCCCCGCCGAGCCCGAAATGGAGGCGCGGATCGCCCTGGCTGAGATAACCGCGGACCGGATTGATGTCTTCGATCATCCGCAGCCCGTTTGCCGTCACCGTCACCCGCGCGCCGATCGCCGTGCGCGAGCCGGAGGGGAAATCCAGCCGTGCGTCCACCATCAGCCACGGACGCGCATTGCCGCCTTCGTTTCGCAGCAGCACCGGCGCGTCGTTGAGGTTCACCACCAGCAGGTCGATGTCGCCGTCGTTGTCGATATCGGCCCACGCCGCGGCCCGGCCGACGCGCTTTGTCGCGAAGTACGGCCCCGCTTCGCGCGAAACATCTTCAAAGGTGCCATCGCGCCGGTTCCGGCACAGCGTGTCCTCCTGCACGAACTCATGGTGCGCGTGGCCGTGCACGGTGAACAGATCGAGCCAGCCGTCGTGGTCCCAGTCGAACATCACCGAGCCCCAGCCCGCGTACTGGCCGAGCATCGGCGCCAGTCCGGCGGCGTCATTCAGGTTCTCGTAAAAGCCCTTCTTCGGATTGAAAACGAACAGCGAGACGTAGTTCAGGTTGGGTACGAACAGGTCCAGCCAGCCATCGCGATTGACGTCGCCATAGAACGGGCCCATCGACGCCACGCCCTGACCATGCTCGCTGAAGGCGAGTTCGTATTCGAGGCCGCTTTCGGCGAACGTGCCGCCGCCCCTGTTGATAAAAAAGTAGTTCTCCATCGCGTCGTTGGAGGTGAACACGTCCATGCGGCCGTCGTTGTTGAAGTCCGCCGCGGTGACGCTCATCGCGCGTCCGCCCGGCTTCCACATGCCGGCTTCTTTGGTCACATCGGTGAAGGTGCCGTCGCCGTTGTTGCGGTAGAGGATGCTTGGCAGGCCCTGGTAACTGAGCGGGCCGGGATAGCCCTGCGCCGGGTAAAAGTCGCGGAACTTGCCATCGTCATAAAGCAGGTAGTTGGCGACGTAGACGTCCAGCCAGCCGTCGTTGTTGTAGTCGAACCAGACGGCGTGCAGCGACCAGCGCGAATCGTCGAGGCCGGATTGTTTCGAGACATCGGTGAACGTGCCGTTGCCGTTGTTGTGGTAAAGAATGTTCGGCCCGTAGTTGAGCACGTAGAGGTCGACGTGCCCGTCGTTGTCATAGTCGGCGGCCGAGCAGCCCGAGCCGTAAATGCCGCCGGCCACGCCCGCCTTCGCCGTCACGTCCTCGAAACGCCCGTTGCCGAGGTTGTGGTAGAGCCGGTTGGAAAGCTTGCCGCGCAGGTCGCGGCCGTCGTTGTCGCTGACGCCCTTCGTCCAGACGCCGGTCACGAAGTAGATGTCCATCAACCCGTCGTTGTCGTAATCGAAGAAACAGGCCCCGGAGCCGGTGCCTTCGACGATGTTGTCGAGCTTGTGGTCGCCGATGCTGTGGCGGAACGTGATGCCCGCCTCGGCGGTGATGTCGGCAAACACCGGGTCCCGCGAAGGCGCCGAGGCGGCGCCGGCCGCAATTACGGCCGCCACTGCGGCCATCGCCAACCCGACTCTCATTGCGAACCTCCGTTGGAGATCACCACCGGCGCGCGCAGCTTCACCGGCCTGCGGACAATCGCCTTCGCCTCGCGGTTTTCCGGCGTCAGCTCCGGATCTTCGTGGCAGCCGATGCAGCCGCGGTTCTCCTTCGGCCGCGTGTACATCCAGGCCGAAGAGCGCACCACGCGGCCCGCCCCGTCCACGAGCTCCAGTTTCAGCGGCGTGTTGGGCGGCACTTCCAGATGGAAGCTGCCGTCGTCCTCGATCCGCAGGTCGCCGATCTTCTGCGGGTTGTCGGCGGGCGTCGTATAGACGCGCAACCGCCACGGCTGCCCCGGACGGATTGTCTGGGGCTGATCCGTGGTGAAAACGCTGAGGCAATAGAGCCGGCTCCAGCCGGCGTCCTCGATCACGACCGAGCCGCGCCCCGCCGGCTCCGGCCGCGCAAGCACCGGCCGCGCCTGCCGCGCGTCGGCCCCGGCCTTTACATAAACAGGAACTTTTGTTTTCGTGCCCGGATGGAACCGGTAGATGCCCGCAGGGGTCTTCGCGTCCGGCTGCCAGCTCACGAGCAGGCGGCCGCCGGGCAGCCCGGCGGGTGTCGAAAAGATGCCGTCGGCCGGCCGAGTCAGCTCCTGGCGCGTGTGGAGCGGCCGCGCAAGATTCACGGCAGCCAGCACGCCGCCACCATCCACGAAGACGAGCCGGCCGTCCAGGGTGACCGCAGGCTCGCGGAGCTGCTCGCCGGACAGGTAGAGTGAATAGTCCGTGCCGTCCAGGTTCACCGCCATCAGTTGAGACCGCGCGCCCTGGCGGGACGCGAAGACCATCATCCCGTCCGGCAGCATCGTCGCGTCGGACTCCTGCCAGGGGGTGAACGTAATGCGCTGCCGGAGGGTGCCGTCGAACTTCACCGTGTACAGGGCGCCGCCACAGAAGAACGCCGCCTGCGGCCACGGGTCGGGGATGTCGAGGCTGAAGATCTGCGACTGATAGGCGGGCCGGCGGCAGTCGCAGGCCATCTTTGTGAGCTGCTTCACCGCGCCGGTTGAGAGAGTCATCTCATAAATCTGCCAGGCGTCGGCGGCCGTCTTCTTTCCGGCGAAGAGGATGCGCTTCGCGTCCCAGCTCACATCCGGATCGGCGGCGGCATGGAAGCCCCGGCTGAGCACGCGGGCCGTGCCGCCGGGCTCAAGCAGCACGAGGCGCGGTTGCCCGCCCGCGGGCGTCTCCGTGAACACGATCGGGTAGCGGCCCGCCGCCTGCGGCGCCTGCGCTCCGGCTGCGGGAAGAGCCAGGGCGCCCGTGAAGAGAATACCAGACCAGAAAATCCTCTTTAAGACCCGCACTGAAGTCAGTCTAAGGCAAGCCCCTGGCAGTGCCAATTGGCCCGGGATATTACTTGGATCGTATTAGAAAAAACTGCGCAGTCGCCTCAGTACGCGCCGCATTCCATCAGGCAGCGGA
Encoded here:
- a CDS encoding RNA-binding protein, with the protein product MRVGLAMAAVAAVIAAGAASAPSRDPVFADITAEAGITFRHSIGDHKLDNIVEGTGSGACFFDYDNDGLMDIYFVTGVWTKGVSDNDGRDLRGKLSNRLYHNLGNGRFEDVTAKAGVAGGIYGSGCSAADYDNDGHVDLYVLNYGPNILYHNNGNGTFTDVSKQSGLDDSRWSLHAVWFDYNNDGWLDVYVANYLLYDDGKFRDFYPAQGYPGPLSYQGLPSILYRNNGDGTFTDVTKEAGMWKPGGRAMSVTAADFNNDGRMDVFTSNDAMENYFFINRGGGTFAESGLEYELAFSEHGQGVASMGPFYGDVNRDGWLDLFVPNLNYVSLFVFNPKKGFYENLNDAAGLAPMLGQYAGWGSVMFDWDHDGWLDLFTVHGHAHHEFVQEDTLCRNRRDGTFEDVSREAGPYFATKRVGRAAAWADIDNDGDIDLLVVNLNDAPVLLRNEGGNARPWLMVDARLDFPSGSRTAIGARVTVTANGLRMIEDINPVRGYLSQGDPRLHFGLGGATVCDLEIRWPDGVVEKFSGVRANQVLTLRHKAEARRKAQ